From Methanoculleus thermophilus, the proteins below share one genomic window:
- a CDS encoding sugar phosphate isomerase/epimerase family protein, giving the protein MFGVSTYCLHQEPLAVALERLSPITDCVEVMDEGLHHLESVEPLESYSYLYFIHAPARGINIASIHEPIRRASIEVLTQTFTLAAEVGADVVIHPGYYAWIQERDHALGMFKQSLKELTAAAEDLSVTFFVENMGNWEYFFLRSCEDLPLIDGIGFALDVGHANLNGCLDCFLAHPTAHYHLHDNNGDDDTHSPIGTGTIDFVAVMEAVQRNNVIPIIEVETLDGVTASITALEAIDPAVSGT; this is encoded by the coding sequence ATGTTCGGTGTCTCCACCTACTGCCTTCACCAGGAGCCGCTCGCAGTAGCACTCGAAAGACTTTCTCCGATAACCGACTGCGTGGAGGTGATGGACGAAGGGCTGCACCACCTCGAGAGCGTAGAGCCGCTGGAGAGTTACTCGTACCTCTACTTCATCCACGCGCCGGCCCGAGGGATCAACATTGCAAGCATCCATGAGCCCATCCGGCGGGCGAGCATCGAGGTCCTGACGCAGACATTCACTCTCGCTGCGGAAGTCGGGGCAGACGTGGTAATCCACCCGGGCTATTACGCGTGGATCCAGGAGCGGGATCATGCACTGGGGATGTTCAAGCAATCGCTCAAAGAGCTGACGGCGGCAGCCGAAGACCTCTCAGTGACGTTCTTTGTGGAGAATATGGGCAACTGGGAATATTTCTTCCTGCGCTCCTGCGAGGATCTGCCGCTCATCGATGGGATCGGGTTTGCGCTCGACGTCGGCCACGCCAACTTGAACGGGTGCCTGGACTGCTTCCTCGCACACCCTACGGCGCACTACCACCTGCACGACAACAATGGCGATGATGACACGCACTCTCCTATAGGGACCGGGACGATCGACTTTGTGGCTGTGATGGAGGCCGTGCAGAGGAACAACGTCATCCCCATTATTGAGGTGGAGACCCTTGATGGAGTGACCGCCAGCATCACCGCACTGGAAGCGATCGATCCTGCGGTGTCGGGTACATAG
- a CDS encoding flavodoxin family protein: MKILGINGSPRGERSATLRLIAAVLEGAKEEGAEIDLVNIIDLDIKFRNACSACFQEGRCVEDDDFPGLYEKIKGADGLVLGSPVYIDQITGQMKLLIDRMADGIQCQVLSGKYGCSVSTSGDHAEQEVVKYLNHFLQMLGATPIGGLGVATGKDPDALIRSEEDARKLGKTLAEAIRTRRQYPEIAAFHERFQKKFEAVITGEKPEWPGDYKHWVDQVWVW, from the coding sequence ATGAAGATACTTGGTATCAATGGGAGTCCCCGGGGCGAAAGGAGCGCCACGTTGCGGCTCATCGCCGCGGTCCTCGAAGGTGCAAAGGAGGAAGGGGCAGAGATCGATCTCGTAAACATCATTGACCTCGATATCAAATTCCGGAACGCCTGCAGCGCCTGTTTCCAGGAGGGCAGGTGCGTCGAGGATGACGATTTTCCGGGGCTGTACGAGAAGATCAAGGGTGCCGATGGGCTTGTGCTCGGGTCTCCTGTGTATATCGACCAGATCACCGGCCAGATGAAGCTGCTCATCGATCGCATGGCCGATGGAATCCAGTGCCAGGTGCTCTCGGGGAAGTACGGATGCTCGGTCTCCACCTCAGGCGACCACGCCGAGCAGGAGGTTGTTAAGTACCTGAACCACTTCCTCCAGATGCTCGGTGCGACGCCGATCGGCGGTTTGGGAGTTGCAACCGGGAAGGATCCGGATGCCCTGATCCGGTCGGAAGAGGATGCGCGCAAACTCGGAAAGACGCTTGCCGAGGCAATACGGACCCGGCGGCAGTACCCGGAGATCGCAGCGTTCCACGAGCGGTTCCAGAAGAAATTCGAAGCGGTCATCACCGGCGAAAAACCCGAGTGGCCGGGTGATTACAAGCACTGGGTCGATCAGGTCTGGGTCTGGTAA
- a CDS encoding radical SAM protein produces the protein MGYHHLFGPVLSRRLGTSLGVDLMPQKTCAYDCIYCECGRTLNLTCERREYVPADQVIAELDDFLATAPDLDYVTFAGSGEPTLHTGIERIIAFIKDNYPHYQVAVLTGSMLLPDPEVRAALMRADLVVPSLDAVSKEVFEEINRPCPGITAERVLAGITAFAREFTGQIWLEVFIVPGLNDTPEELRLLKDAVAAINPDRVQINTLDRPGTEIWVRPANPGKLEQIASMLGGEVIDAASPGRASSRDAIDTGEGLVEPVREGKGTFYRAA, from the coding sequence ATGGGATATCACCACCTTTTCGGCCCGGTTCTCTCCCGACGCCTGGGTACCTCGCTCGGGGTCGACCTGATGCCGCAGAAGACTTGCGCCTACGACTGCATCTACTGTGAGTGCGGGCGGACGCTCAACCTCACCTGCGAGCGGCGCGAATACGTCCCAGCCGACCAGGTCATTGCGGAACTCGATGATTTTCTCGCGACGGCACCGGATCTTGACTATGTCACGTTTGCCGGCTCGGGGGAGCCGACGCTCCATACCGGCATCGAGAGGATTATTGCCTTCATCAAAGACAACTACCCCCATTACCAGGTCGCGGTGCTGACGGGGAGCATGCTCCTTCCTGATCCGGAGGTCCGGGCTGCCCTCATGCGGGCAGACCTCGTGGTACCGTCGCTTGATGCGGTCTCAAAAGAGGTCTTTGAAGAGATCAACCGGCCATGCCCGGGCATCACCGCAGAACGGGTGCTTGCAGGGATTACGGCATTTGCCCGGGAGTTCACCGGTCAGATCTGGCTTGAGGTCTTCATTGTCCCGGGCCTCAACGACACCCCAGAGGAACTCCGGCTTCTCAAGGACGCCGTCGCGGCGATCAACCCCGACCGCGTCCAGATCAACACCCTTGATAGGCCGGGCACCGAGATCTGGGTCAGGCCGGCAAACCCTGGAAAACTTGAGCAGATCGCGTCGATGCTTGGCGGAGAGGTGATCGATGCGGCGTCTCCCGGCCGGGCGTCGTCGAGAGATGCCATAGATACCGGGGAAGGTTTGGTCGAGCCCGTGCGGGAAGGGAAAGGGACCTTCTATCGGGCTGCGTGA
- a CDS encoding bifunctional metallophosphatase/5'-nucleotidase, producing the protein MRIGSSGDGGSPWAQAIIGLLLLLVVVSIPIALSGPFSPGPEPVHVKFLAVNDFHGQFPDGQKLDGEPAGSAPVLASYLKGAMADADDATTFIVFPGDVVGASPPESGLLLDEPTLLFFNSFADDCSKMVATFGNHEFDRGVDELLRIVHGGNGTTTVTRLVDPYPGAVAEYVCSNVVWRENGTLLAAPYTILDAGGAKIAFIGATTTKTPSIQRPVYVEDLVFQDETESINRYVPEIQQQGVHAVVVLLHEGGEQDPYDGPTRDGGNVTGRVAEIVAGLDPDVDLVLSGHTHKFTNAYLENAGGNPVLVTQAYSYGRAFADVDLVIDPLTGEVSHASAEIVPAYKARVTPDPEAVSLLRMSEEAVGPLTNRVVVVASAEITRLETDAGESALGNLVADSQRAAMGADIAFITTGSLRADIEEGNVTWGDLYAVQPFSSTVLSMTLTGEQVLEALERQWETPLPPHNLAVSGLSYAFDESKPVGSRVTEVRVDGVVLDPNAEYTVAMVDFLATGGDGYTIFTEGKNVVYGPLDRDALVAYMESLPGPVDVKVEGRITKVA; encoded by the coding sequence ATGAGAATAGGCTCATCCGGAGACGGGGGATCGCCTTGGGCACAGGCGATCATCGGTTTACTTCTGCTGCTGGTCGTCGTGTCTATCCCCATTGCACTCTCAGGCCCCTTCTCCCCGGGTCCCGAACCGGTGCACGTCAAGTTCCTCGCGGTCAACGACTTCCACGGACAGTTCCCCGACGGGCAGAAACTCGACGGCGAACCTGCCGGGAGCGCGCCGGTGCTTGCGTCATACCTCAAAGGCGCGATGGCGGATGCCGATGATGCGACCACGTTCATCGTGTTCCCCGGAGACGTCGTCGGCGCGTCGCCGCCGGAGTCTGGGCTGCTGCTGGACGAACCCACGCTCCTCTTCTTCAACAGTTTTGCGGACGACTGCTCGAAGATGGTCGCAACCTTTGGGAACCACGAGTTCGACCGGGGCGTCGACGAACTGTTGCGGATTGTCCACGGCGGGAACGGTACGACGACAGTCACCCGCCTTGTGGACCCTTACCCGGGCGCGGTAGCGGAGTATGTCTGCTCGAACGTGGTCTGGAGGGAGAACGGCACCCTCCTTGCGGCACCCTACACGATCCTGGATGCAGGAGGTGCAAAGATCGCGTTCATCGGTGCCACCACAACAAAGACTCCCTCGATCCAGCGCCCGGTCTACGTCGAAGACCTCGTCTTTCAAGACGAGACCGAGTCGATCAACCGCTACGTCCCGGAGATCCAGCAACAGGGGGTGCATGCGGTCGTCGTCCTCCTCCACGAGGGCGGCGAGCAAGACCCCTACGACGGTCCTACCAGGGATGGGGGCAACGTGACGGGCAGGGTTGCCGAGATCGTCGCCGGCCTTGACCCTGACGTGGATCTCGTCCTCTCGGGCCACACCCACAAATTCACCAACGCCTACCTGGAGAATGCCGGCGGAAACCCGGTGCTGGTGACGCAGGCATACAGTTACGGCAGGGCGTTTGCCGACGTCGACCTCGTCATCGATCCCCTCACCGGGGAGGTCTCCCATGCATCGGCAGAGATCGTCCCGGCATACAAAGCCCGTGTCACCCCCGATCCGGAGGCCGTGTCGCTACTCCGGATGAGCGAAGAGGCCGTCGGGCCGCTGACGAACCGGGTCGTCGTGGTTGCTTCGGCGGAGATCACGCGGCTGGAGACCGACGCCGGCGAATCCGCGCTCGGCAACCTCGTCGCCGACAGCCAGCGGGCGGCTATGGGCGCCGATATCGCGTTCATCACCACCGGTTCGCTCCGGGCCGATATAGAAGAGGGCAACGTCACATGGGGAGACCTTTATGCAGTCCAACCCTTCTCTTCGACCGTCCTATCAATGACCCTGACGGGCGAACAGGTCCTCGAGGCGCTGGAACGGCAGTGGGAGACCCCGCTGCCGCCCCACAACCTCGCCGTCTCCGGGCTGTCGTATGCTTTCGATGAAAGCAAGCCCGTCGGCAGCAGGGTCACCGAGGTCCGGGTGGACGGCGTCGTGCTCGACCCGAACGCAGAATACACAGTCGCGATGGTCGATTTCCTCGCGACCGGCGGCGATGGATATACCATCTTTACGGAAGGGAAGAATGTGGTCTATGGCCCGCTCGATCGCGATGCACTGGTCGCCTACATGGAATCTCTCCCGGGGCCGGTGGATGTGAAGGTGGAAGGAAGGATTACAAAGGTCGCGTGA
- a CDS encoding FKBP-type peptidyl-prolyl cis-trans isomerase — MAPVQDGDTLLLHFTSTRPDGEIFEDSRSGEPIRVTLGAKQINPLFEEALIGREPGETVTVVLPPEKAYGKFHRKLVVTVKRKKLNLDHEPVPGEFLKLEVMGRPCLVTVVDVDEKSITVDANHPLAGETITYTITVVAILPREG, encoded by the coding sequence ATGGCACCTGTACAAGACGGCGACACCCTCCTCCTGCACTTCACCAGCACACGTCCCGACGGCGAGATATTCGAGGACTCCCGGTCGGGCGAGCCGATTCGGGTAACCCTTGGAGCAAAGCAGATCAATCCCCTCTTTGAAGAGGCATTGATTGGAAGAGAGCCCGGCGAGACGGTGACGGTGGTGCTGCCCCCGGAGAAGGCATATGGGAAGTTTCATAGAAAACTCGTCGTCACGGTAAAGCGAAAGAAACTGAACCTCGACCACGAGCCGGTCCCCGGCGAATTCCTCAAACTCGAGGTCATGGGCAGACCCTGCCTGGTGACCGTCGTCGACGTGGACGAAAAATCGATCACCGTCGACGCCAACCACCCACTTGCAGGTGAGACGATCACCTACACGATCACGGTCGTGGCGATCCTCCCCCGGGAGGGTTGA